A DNA window from Syntrophales bacterium contains the following coding sequences:
- a CDS encoding lipoprotein-releasing ABC transporter permease subunit: MSYELFIGLRYLRAKRKQAFVSIITFISIAGIFLGVAALIIVLAVMNGFETELRNRILGVNSHIVLMEYGSSIKEYKEVMRQVEEVEGVVASTPFIYSQAMLKRGQSLSGVVLRGLSTESAKNVINLGKMKEGSVDYLSEEGRKTLQLKADVASFPGIVIGKELARNLGAILFDTVSVLSPMGVATPMGLVPRMKKFLVVGIFDSGFYEYDSSLAFLSLKECQKFLNMDDIVTGIEIKVTDIYKAKEIAESIENKLGHPYWARNWMQMNKNLFSALKLEKRVMFIILSLIVLVAAFNIICTLIMVVMEKNRDIAILKSMGATAKSIMKIFMLQGVVIGAIGTTLGSAFGLAVALNLEKISLYIEKLFGFRILPQDVYYLSELPSQVNYGDVLIIVAGTMLICFLSTIYPSFRASRLDPTEALRYE, translated from the coding sequence ATGTCCTATGAACTTTTCATCGGCCTGCGTTACCTCAGGGCAAAGAGGAAGCAGGCTTTTGTTTCAATCATCACATTCATCTCCATAGCCGGAATATTCTTAGGCGTTGCAGCACTGATTATTGTACTTGCAGTTATGAATGGGTTTGAAACCGAACTCAGAAACAGGATATTGGGAGTTAATTCTCATATCGTCCTCATGGAGTATGGAAGCAGTATCAAGGAGTACAAAGAAGTAATGAGGCAGGTTGAAGAGGTTGAGGGTGTCGTTGCGTCGACTCCCTTTATATACAGCCAGGCCATGTTAAAAAGGGGGCAGAGTTTAAGTGGTGTGGTACTGAGAGGATTATCAACTGAGAGTGCAAAGAACGTAATAAATTTAGGAAAGATGAAAGAGGGGAGTGTTGATTATCTCTCCGAGGAGGGGAGAAAAACGCTTCAGCTCAAAGCTGATGTTGCTTCCTTTCCGGGAATTGTTATCGGAAAAGAGTTGGCTAGAAACTTGGGAGCGATTCTTTTTGACACGGTGAGCGTTCTCTCTCCTATGGGTGTTGCCACCCCTATGGGGTTGGTTCCAAGGATGAAAAAATTCCTCGTCGTCGGGATTTTCGATTCCGGGTTTTATGAATATGATTCATCACTTGCTTTTTTGTCACTGAAGGAATGCCAGAAATTCCTCAATATGGACGATATTGTAACTGGAATAGAGATCAAGGTGACTGATATTTATAAGGCGAAGGAAATAGCAGAGTCTATCGAGAACAAGCTGGGGCATCCGTACTGGGCCAGAAACTGGATGCAGATGAATAAAAACCTCTTTTCTGCCCTGAAACTGGAAAAGAGGGTTATGTTTATTATACTGAGCCTGATTGTTCTCGTGGCAGCTTTTAATATAATATGTACCTTGATAATGGTTGTTATGGAAAAAAACAGAGACATCGCTATACTGAAATCAATGGGTGCAACCGCGAAAAGTATCATGAAAATATTTATGCTTCAGGGAGTTGTAATCGGTGCAATCGGCACCACCCTTGGCAGTGCTTTTGGTCTTGCCGTCGCCCTCAACTTGGAAAAGATATCTTTATATATTGAAAAACTCTTCGGATTCAGGATATTGCCACAGGATGTATATTACCTGAGTGAACTTCCATCTCAGGTGAATTACGGAGATGTCTTAATTATTGTTGCTGGAACCATGCTCATATGTTTTCTGTCGACAATTTATCCATCCTTCAGAGCCTCCAGGCTGGATCCAACCGAGGCGCTTAGGTATGAATAA
- a CDS encoding ABC transporter ATP-binding protein: MIKINNLTKTFIKDGNKIEVLKGLNLEVTRGESLAILGVSGAGKSTFLHMLGTLDQPTSGTMFFDDVNVFNWNEKELAEFRNRKIGFVFQFHHLLPEFSSLENVMMPALINNMSKQEARERAGILLNEMGLDDRMTHKPGELSGGEQQRVAVARALIMEPEIILADEPTGNLDTETGKKVEDILINLNKTKNITLVAVTHNRLLANRMSRVTGLRDGKLYASE; this comes from the coding sequence ATGATAAAAATCAACAATCTAACAAAAACCTTTATCAAGGATGGCAATAAGATCGAAGTGTTAAAAGGATTAAATCTTGAAGTTACGAGAGGTGAATCCCTGGCAATTCTTGGTGTTTCCGGCGCGGGGAAAAGTACTTTCCTTCATATGTTGGGAACACTTGATCAACCTACTTCCGGGACCATGTTTTTCGATGATGTGAATGTTTTCAACTGGAACGAAAAAGAACTGGCTGAATTCAGAAACAGAAAGATAGGTTTTGTTTTTCAGTTCCATCATCTTCTGCCGGAGTTTAGTAGCCTGGAAAATGTGATGATGCCGGCATTGATAAATAACATGTCCAAGCAGGAAGCAAGGGAAAGGGCCGGGATTCTCTTGAATGAAATGGGACTTGATGATAGGATGACTCACAAGCCAGGGGAACTTTCTGGAGGAGAACAACAAAGGGTTGCTGTGGCAAGGGCATTAATAATGGAACCTGAGATAATACTGGCTGATGAACCAACAGGAAACCTTGACACGGAAACCGGCAAGAAAGTAGAAGACATCCTGATAAATCTGAACAAAACAAAGAATATTACCCTCGTTGCAGTTACTCATAACAGACTGTTGGCCAACCGTATGTCCCGTGTCACAGGCCTGCGAGACGGAAAGCTTTATGCCAGTGAATAA
- the bamA gene encoding outer membrane protein assembly factor BamA has product MNNKTIFTFQRILFVLILLLLLSPQNLRAKDLKKIAVFPFDIHAKKEKNYLQDQIYSGISTELMKSGYVQIIKKDTFLKIIKGKRVDEKLADGVGRKIGADFVVIGSLSRMGEFISVDAKVITVKDRKVSQSFFVQGIGIESIGNLSAQLTEKIFLETSREQKIAEIIFTGNKRIEDSAVYNVLKSTKGKIFSERLLPSDIKAIYGMGYFGDVSVDVTDSPEGKVITFALEEKPLITDIEIKGNDVIETEEIEGVLTVKPRQILNLDRVKADAEKIKTLYANKGYFNAEVSYKAEKEEDKKIVIIFNVAENERLYIKSLIFEGNKAYSDKELKDMMDTSEWGIFHFLTDSGILKEDRLKQDINKLNAFYLNNGYIDAKIGEPEITHDKEWVYVKISVSEGKQFMVGTVEIAGDTLSVPRAELMEKLNINKKDYYDRESVIKDIDYLTVMCNNDGYAYANVTPRTIPREKDQKVDVVYNIKKGNQVYFNRISISGNTKTRDKVIRRQLAFVEGELYSSSKLKTSYMQLNRIRYFEEIDFQTVKGPDEDLTDINIHVKEKPTGMFSIGAGYSAQEQAVFMAQVSQQNLFGRGQTLSLSAQLGSNTTNYELSFIEPWLFDMPLWSKWEIWDTERDYDSYDLSTQGFGTTLGYPLWEYVTGYLGYRLSTNNVRNVKAGASTYIKEQEGNITESSLTGTLARDTTDDYIFPSRGSKNRISTEYSGGLLQGDTDFTKYNGSSTWFFPLPMDTVLGVRGRAGFMHKNGDKKIPIYERFYLGGINSLRGLRDVGPTDSATGDVIGGETMACFNLDFIFPLVKNAGMKGVIFFDTGNTWESGYHLGDMRRTAGVGVRWYSPIGPLRLEWGHVLDRKGDEAASRWEFTIGMFM; this is encoded by the coding sequence GTGAATAATAAGACAATTTTTACATTCCAGAGAATCCTCTTTGTTCTGATATTGCTGCTGCTTTTGAGCCCGCAAAATCTCAGGGCAAAAGATCTGAAAAAAATCGCTGTCTTTCCTTTTGATATTCATGCCAAGAAAGAGAAGAATTACCTGCAGGATCAGATATACAGCGGCATCTCTACGGAGCTCATGAAAAGTGGGTATGTTCAGATAATCAAAAAAGATACCTTCTTAAAAATAATCAAGGGGAAACGGGTGGACGAGAAGTTGGCCGATGGAGTGGGAAGAAAGATAGGTGCCGATTTTGTAGTAATAGGAAGTCTATCCCGGATGGGAGAGTTTATAAGTGTTGATGCTAAAGTTATAACCGTTAAAGACAGAAAGGTTTCACAGAGTTTCTTTGTTCAGGGCATCGGCATTGAAAGTATTGGCAATCTTTCTGCCCAGTTGACGGAAAAAATATTTTTGGAAACATCGCGTGAACAGAAGATAGCAGAAATAATATTCACAGGTAACAAGAGGATAGAGGACAGTGCTGTGTACAACGTCCTGAAGAGCACTAAGGGGAAGATTTTTTCAGAAAGATTACTGCCCTCTGACATCAAGGCTATTTACGGGATGGGCTATTTTGGCGATGTATCAGTAGATGTTACAGACAGCCCGGAGGGAAAGGTCATTACATTTGCCTTAGAGGAAAAACCCCTGATAACCGATATCGAAATTAAAGGAAACGATGTGATAGAAACTGAGGAAATAGAAGGGGTGTTAACGGTCAAACCACGTCAGATCCTTAATCTGGACAGGGTAAAAGCAGATGCAGAAAAGATCAAAACCCTTTATGCCAATAAGGGATATTTCAACGCAGAGGTAAGTTACAAAGCGGAGAAAGAAGAAGATAAAAAAATAGTTATTATTTTTAACGTAGCAGAGAATGAGAGGCTATATATAAAGAGCCTTATCTTTGAGGGAAATAAGGCATACAGTGATAAAGAGCTGAAGGATATGATGGATACCTCTGAATGGGGTATATTCCATTTCCTTACCGACTCAGGTATTCTCAAGGAGGACAGATTAAAACAGGATATAAATAAGCTGAATGCCTTCTATCTCAATAACGGTTATATTGATGCAAAAATCGGTGAGCCGGAGATTACACATGACAAAGAATGGGTCTATGTAAAGATATCCGTATCGGAGGGGAAACAGTTTATGGTGGGGACTGTGGAGATTGCAGGTGACACGCTTTCCGTTCCTCGTGCCGAGCTCATGGAAAAACTGAATATCAACAAAAAAGACTACTATGACAGGGAGTCTGTAATCAAGGATATCGATTATCTCACCGTGATGTGCAACAATGACGGTTATGCCTATGCAAATGTAACACCACGTACCATACCTCGTGAAAAAGACCAGAAAGTGGATGTAGTTTATAATATTAAAAAGGGCAATCAGGTATACTTCAACAGGATATCCATAAGTGGAAACACGAAGACGAGAGATAAGGTTATCAGGAGACAGCTTGCCTTTGTAGAAGGAGAGCTGTACAGTAGTAGTAAATTGAAGACGAGCTATATGCAACTCAACCGGATTCGATATTTTGAGGAGATTGATTTTCAAACGGTAAAGGGGCCTGATGAAGACCTGACAGATATAAATATTCATGTCAAAGAGAAACCTACCGGGATGTTCAGCATTGGCGCCGGATACAGTGCCCAGGAACAGGCAGTCTTCATGGCTCAGGTATCACAGCAAAATCTATTTGGAAGGGGACAGACCCTGAGTCTCTCTGCCCAGCTGGGATCAAACACAACCAACTATGAACTTTCCTTTATCGAACCCTGGCTCTTTGATATGCCTCTGTGGAGTAAGTGGGAGATATGGGATACTGAAAGAGATTACGACAGTTATGATCTGAGCACACAGGGATTTGGAACTACACTCGGCTACCCGCTTTGGGAATACGTAACAGGTTACCTCGGATACAGACTTTCGACAAATAACGTAAGAAATGTAAAAGCGGGTGCATCCACCTATATCAAGGAGCAGGAAGGAAATATTACAGAAAGCAGTCTTACAGGTACACTTGCAAGGGACACCACAGATGATTATATTTTTCCGTCCAGAGGTTCTAAAAACAGAATCTCCACGGAGTACAGCGGCGGGTTGCTTCAGGGAGACACCGATTTTACGAAATATAATGGAAGTTCTACCTGGTTTTTCCCGCTTCCGATGGATACTGTATTAGGTGTCCGTGGGCGAGCGGGATTCATGCATAAGAACGGGGATAAAAAAATACCTATATATGAGCGTTTTTACCTTGGGGGAATAAACTCTCTAAGAGGGCTCAGAGATGTAGGTCCCACCGATTCCGCGACAGGTGATGTCATCGGGGGAGAAACGATGGCCTGCTTTAATCTGGATTTTATATTTCCTCTTGTCAAGAACGCCGGGATGAAGGGGGTAATATTTTTTGACACAGGAAATACCTGGGAAAGCGGTTATCATCTGGGAGATATGAGAAGGACCGCCGGAGTCGGTGTCCGCTGGTATTCACCCATAGGACCATTGAGGCTGGAATGGGGCCATGTCCTTGATCGTAAGGGCGATGAGGCAGCAAGCAGGTGGGAATTTACAATTGGTATGTTTATGTGA
- a CDS encoding OmpH family outer membrane protein, translating into MKKSGLLGFTFFVILSLVMSGSLAIAADKIGFIDVRGIMTLSEAGKEATKEFRKAFEKDKAKIEKEEAKLKKLKEELDKQRLILKPEAVKEKEISYQAEFRDYQRLVKDSNEELQRRDQALSRELIPEILKVVNTIGKKEKYTIILDVNTQGVAYFSKENDITEKVIKEFNRTYKDKK; encoded by the coding sequence ATGAAAAAATCCGGTCTTTTGGGCTTTACTTTTTTTGTTATATTGTCACTTGTCATGTCCGGCTCCTTAGCCATTGCGGCTGATAAGATTGGTTTTATCGATGTGAGAGGAATAATGACACTATCGGAAGCCGGGAAGGAGGCTACAAAGGAGTTTAGAAAGGCATTTGAGAAGGACAAGGCAAAGATAGAGAAAGAAGAAGCTAAACTGAAAAAACTGAAGGAAGAGCTGGACAAACAGCGTCTGATACTGAAGCCGGAGGCTGTAAAAGAGAAGGAGATCTCTTACCAGGCAGAGTTCAGGGATTACCAGAGATTGGTTAAGGATTCCAATGAAGAGTTGCAACGGAGAGACCAGGCACTTTCCAGGGAACTTATCCCTGAAATATTAAAGGTTGTAAATACAATCGGCAAAAAAGAAAAATATACTATTATACTGGATGTAAACACCCAGGGGGTTGCATATTTCTCCAAGGAAAATGACATAACCGAAAAAGTAATAAAAGAATTTAACAGGACATATAAGGATAAGAAGTAG